In the Hordeum vulgare subsp. vulgare chromosome 7H, MorexV3_pseudomolecules_assembly, whole genome shotgun sequence genome, one interval contains:
- the LOC123413431 gene encoding V-type proton ATPase catalytic subunit A yields the protein MSRGWKSFVSPFFITTSSGLQASPAQIDRDSPSSAPLPRSPLRRAAIPSDAGDPSAPDAMAHGDRMTTFEESERESEYGYVRKVSGPVVVADGMGGAAMYELVRVGHDSLIGEIIRLEGDSATIQVYEETAGLTVNDPVLRTKKPLSCELGPGILGNIFDGIQRPLKTIAIKSGDVYIPRGVSVPALDKDQLWEFQPNKLGVGDNITNGDLYATVFENTLMKHHIALPPGAMGKISYIAPAGQYSLQDTVLELEFQGIKKEFTMLHTWPVRTPRPVASKLAADTPLLTGQRVLDALFPSVLGGTCAIPGAFGCGKTVISQALSKYSNSDTVVYVGCGERGNEMAEVLMDFPQLTMTLPDGREESVMKRTTLVANTSNMPVAAREASIYTGITIAEYFRDMGYNVSMMADSTSRWAEALREISGRLAEMPADSGYPAYLASRLASFYERAGKVQCLGSPDRTGSVTIVGAVSPPGGDFSDPVTSATLSIVQVFWGLDKKLAQRKHFPSVNWLISYSKYSTALEGYYEKFDPGFIDMRTKAREVLQREDDLNEIVQLVGKDALGESDKITLETAKLLREDYLAQNAFTPYDKYCPFYKSVWMMRNIIHFNQLANQAVERAANADGHKITYAVVKSRMGDLFYRLVSQKFEDPAEGEDVLVAKFQKLYDDLTAGFRNLEDEAR from the exons ATGAGTCGTGGCTGGAAATCGTTCGTGTCCCCCTTCTTCATCACCACCTCCTCGGGGCTCCAGGCGTCTCCAGCCCAGATCGACAGGGACTCGCCCTCCTCCGCCCCCCTCCCCCGCTCCCCGCTCCGCCGCGCCGCGATCCCGTCTGACGCCGGCGACCCCAGCGCGCCGGACGCCATGGCGCACGGCGACCGCATGACCACCTTCGAGGAGAGCGAGCGCGAGAGCGAGTACGGCTACGTCCGCAAG GTCTCTGGACCCGTGGTGGTGGCCGATGGCATGGGCGGTGCCGCCATGTACGAGCTCGTCCGTGTCGGCCACGACAGCCTCATCGGCGAAATCATCCGTCTCGAGGGCGATTCAGCCACAATCCAAG TTTACGAGGAAACAGCTGGGCTAACGGTCAATGATCCCGTGTTGAGAACAAAAAAG CCTCTTTCATGTGAGTTGGGACCTGGTATTCTTGGAAACATCTTTGATGGGATCCAG CGTCCTCTGAAAACTATTGCTATCAAATCCGGAGATGTCTACATTCCACGTGGTGTTTCAGTCCCTGCTCTTGATAAAGATCAGCTGTGGGAGTTCCAGCCAAACAAGCTAG GTGTTGGAGATAATATCACAAATGGAGATCTATACGCT ACCGTATTTGAGAACACATTGATGAAGCACCATATTGCACTCCCTCCTGGTGCTATGGGAAAGATAAGCTACATTGCCCCTGCTGGTCAGTACAGTCTGCAG GATACTGTGCTGGAATTAGAGTTTCAGGGCATCAAGAAAGAGTTCACTATGCTCCAC ACATGGCCTGTGCGGACACCAAGGCCTGTTGCatcaaaacttgctgctgacacaCCTCTTCTAACAGGACAG CGTGTACTTGACGCACTGTTTCCCTCGGTGCTTGGAGGAACATGTGCTATTCCTGGAGCTTTCGGTTGTGGAAAAACTGTCATTAGTCAGGCGCTCTCAAAG TACTCCAATTCCGACACTGTGGTTTATGTGGGTTGTGGAGAAAGAGGAAATGAGATGGCTGAGGTCCTTATGGACTTCCCGCAATTGACAATGACATTGCCTGATGGACGTGAAGAATCAGTCATGAAAAGAACAACGCTTGTGGCTAACACCTCCAACATGCCTGTCGCTGCTCGTGAAGCCTCCATTTATACAG GAATTACTATTGCTGAATACTTCCGTGACATGGGCTATAATGTTAGTATGATGGCTGATTCCACGTCCAGGTGGGCCGAAGCATTGCGTGAAATTTCAGGACGTTTG GCTGAAATGCCTGCGGATAGTGGTTACCCTGCGTATTTGGCTTCACGGTTGGCATCCTTCTATGAACGTGCCGGGAAGGTGCAATGTCTTGGCAGTCCAGACCGGACAGGCAGTGTCACAATTGTTGGCGCCGTCTCTCCTCCTGGAGGAGATTTTTCAGATCCTGTTACCTCTGCAACCCTCAGTATTGTGCAG GTCTTCTGGGGACTGGATAAGAAACTGGCTCAAAGAAAGCATTTCCCATCTGTTAATTGGCTCATTTCTTACTCAAAATACTCCACG GCTTTGGAAGGATACTATGAAAAGTTTGACCCTGGCTTTATTGACATGAGAACAAAAGCACGTGAAGTGTTGCAGAGAGAGGATGATCTAAATGAAATTGTCCAG CTTGTTGGTAAAGATGCACTGGGAGAATCTGACAAGATTACGTTGGAGACAGCCAAACTTCTGAGGGAAGATTATTTGGCACAGAACGCTTTTACCCC ATACGACAAGTATTGTCCATTCTACAAATCTGTTTGGATGATGCGCAACATTATTCATTTCAATCAATTAGCGAATCAG GCTGTGGAGCGAGCAGCCAATGCTGATGGACACAAGATAACCTACGCCGTCGTAAAGAGTCGCATGGGTGATCTATTTTACCGCCTTGT ATCCCAAAAGTTCGAAGACCCCGCAGAAGGCGAAGACGTCCTTGTCGCGAAATTCCAGAAGTTATACGACGACCTTACCGCCGGGTTCCGCAACCTAGAAGACGAGGCTaggtaa